The Paenibacillus wynnii DNA window CTACAATCACACTTTCTCGCCGGTAAGAACCGCTTTTGATTGGTTAAGCAGCAACCCCGATGAGGTAGATCAGTACATTTCTGATCCTTTTTGCGGAGCTATATGTACTACACGCTTTTTCCGTGACTTCTTTGGGCTCCTTCGTGAAATCCATAGACCTGATTCTCTATGCAAGCTGTCTAAGGATAAACCCATTTATCTTTTTTCCGGTGAGCAAGATCCCGTCGGCATGAGCGGAAAAGGCGTATTACGCCTGGTGGAAATCTACCGCAAGCAGGGTGTAAAGAATTTGGAGTATCATCTATACCCAGACGGACGACATGAAATGCTGCACGAGGTCAATCGAGATCAAGTAACTTCTGACATCTTGGACTGGTTAATCCGTCATCTTCCTTCAGGTGCTATGCTGTTGCAATCCAATACGAAATAAATCGTTATAACAAAAAACTAGACAGGACTTCTCCGTTTTTTTCCGGAAGGCCTGTCTTTTCTTTTTTCCGCTACAAATCTACTATTCATCCATTTTTTAACATTGAAAGTATGCTATGATTTTAATGTACAACACTGCATATAGGATGCAGTCAGTCCCTTTTCTAAAGGGAGGTGATAGAAATGGAGGTGAAGGATGCCATTACTTTGATGCTTATGTTCGGTATGTTTATATTGACGCTTCTGGCCTATATGAAAAAAAAATAGACCGCCCCGGCAAGGTAACGGTCTATCCTAACCACTAATCACAAGCGGCTGACTGCTCTGAGAGCAGCTGTTGTACGGAAGGAGTCGGCTTATCCGCGGCTCCTGATTCATATTTATTAAAGTATACTTGATTTTATTACATAAAATCAGTTTAAGGCAAATCATAGGTGAGTACGAATGGAGGTTAATGGAAATGGAAACTGAAAAGGATAGGGATCAAATACTAGAATACTACAACTCAGGAAAAGAAATAGATCGGCTGCTCCGTGGAATTGGCGTTATAGAATGGGAGCGAAGCCGAGAAATCATCTCCAGATATCTCTCGGAAGAAAAAATGGTCATTTATGATATCGGCGGCGGAACAGGTGTTTACTCCAGATGGCTTGCCGAATTAGATCATGAAGTCCATATGTTCGAGCTCTCCCCTTCAAACGTCCAATACGCCCGGGAACTGCAGGCATCAGGTCAAATCTCCCCTATACATCGTATCGAAATAGCGGATGCGCGCAGCATAGCAAGGGTGGATGACAGCGCAGACCTAATATTACTTATGGGGCCCCTCTATCATTTACCGGAGAAGGACGAGCGGATAGCAGTATTACAAGAAGCTTTAAGGGTATTGAAACCCGGTGGAACCGTAATTATTGCCGCCATTTCTCGATTCAGCTCTACCCTGTGGGGTTTGTCCGT harbors:
- a CDS encoding putative holin-like toxin yields the protein MEVKDAITLMLMFGMFILTLLAYMKKK
- a CDS encoding class I SAM-dependent methyltransferase produces the protein METEKDRDQILEYYNSGKEIDRLLRGIGVIEWERSREIISRYLSEEKMVIYDIGGGTGVYSRWLAELDHEVHMFELSPSNVQYARELQASGQISPIHRIEIADARSIARVDDSADLILLMGPLYHLPEKDERIAVLQEALRVLKPGGTVIIAAISRFSSTLWGLSVFGQQNNLIDDHVFMEMLEGELNEGQHIRPDKFPNFISRAFFHLPAELKSEIVAAGLTHIQTVAVEGPVWIVPAFAEKWEDTKSRETLLKISSLVENQESLLGMSPHMLAIATKNTNT